Proteins from a single region of Bombus vancouverensis nearcticus chromosome 5, iyBomVanc1_principal, whole genome shotgun sequence:
- the app gene encoding palmitoyltransferase app isoform X1: MLHICTYEECMKQFAYIYKMPHITRKWELFPGRNRFCCDGRVMMAPQTGVFYVTVCLIAGTSGLFFAFDCPFLAVHITPAIPVIGGLLFIFVMSALFRTSFSDPGVIPRATLDEAAYIEKQIEVPNNGNSKMYRPPPRTKEVLVKGQPVKLKYCFTCKIFRPPRASHCSLCDNCVERFDHHCPWVGNCVGRRNYRYFYAFIVSLAFLCVFIFVCAVTHLVMLTKDVRPFLDAVRISPGSVVVAVICFFSVWSILGLAGFHTYLTTSNQTTNEDIKGSFSIKTGQESFNLYSQGNICGNCFYVLCGPAPPSLIDRRGIVTPEYRAEQERVGGDSVITNNKTYGTVKIVQPQSNGTTVQTNPSPDLTGSMNNLVSGQHSPQIESINGELSLLRHTAHYPEDLPKYPRRYINDIYAPAYPRQHCFQEPMKHVKYDTEITNPDFQKYPCRREENLHKYSHRCREEYHRCSDNNLIYDQCVGDQKYSIDLQKYLQRYSEDPIRYKIDDKTIYTDLQKFPQCYSEDPIRISQSQHTLKYNNLRCTVHGLKYPISKNLLPTVVMSRILGAGGMPIIGQNAIGLAVNRFGSGPLNNAFSYVENSLCPNDSTEEDLLNQRFIMSSISDNDDI, encoded by the exons ATGTTACATATTTGTACATACGAGGAGTGCATGAAGCAATTTGCTTACATTTACAAAATGCCGCATATAACACGAAAATGGGAACTTTTCCCAGGCAGAAATCGATTTTGCTGTGATGGCAGAGTAATGATGGCACCACAAACTGGAGTATTTTATGTGACTGTGTGCCTCATTGCTGGAACAAGTGGATTATTTTTTGCTTTTGA ttGTCCATTCTTAGCAGTTCATATAACACCTGCTATACCAGTTATTGGTGGtctgttatttatttttgtaatgtCTGCTTTGTTTAGAACAAGCTTTAGTGATCCTGGAGTTATTCCAAGAGCAACACTCGATGAAGCTGCCTATATTGAAAAACAAATTG AGGTACCAAACAATGGTAATTCTAAAATGTACAGACCACCACCTCGAACAAAAGAAGTATTAGTCAAAGGGCAACCAGTAAAGTTGAAATATTGTTTTACTTGTAAAATATTCAGACCACCAAGAGCTTCACATTGCAGCTTATGTGACAATTGTGTAG agAGGTTTGATCATCATTGTCCATGGGTGGGGAATTGTGTTGGCAGAAGAAATTACAGATATTTTTATGCCTTTATTGTGTCCTTGGCATTTCTTTgtgtttttatatttgtatgtgCTGTTACACATTTAGTAATGC tcACAAAAGACGTTAGACCATTTTTAGACGCAGTAAGGATATCTCCTGGAAGTGTTGTTGTAGCAGTTATATGTTTTTTCTCTGTATGGAGTATTCTTGGTCTCGCTGGTTTTCATACATATTTAACTACTAGCAATCAGACAACTAACGAGGAT ATAAAGGggtcattttcaattaaaacaGGACAAGaaagttttaatttatataGCCAAGGAAATATATGTGGAAATTGTTTCTATGTATTATGTGGACCAGCACCACCTAGTTTAATTG ATCGAAGAGGTATAGTAACTCCCGAATATCGTGCAGAGCAAGAAAGAGTTGGTGGTGACAGTGTAATTACTAATAATAAAACATATGGTACAGTGAAAATCGTACAGCCACag TCTAATGGTACAACTGTTCAAACAAATCCCAGCCCAGATCTCACAGGTTCCATGAACAATCTTGTTTCTGGTCAGCATTCACCACAAATTGAATCGATAAACGGTGAGTTAAGCCTTTTAAGGCATACCGCTCATTATCCCGAAGATCTTCCAAAATATCCACGTCGATATATTAATGACATTTATGCTCCGGCATATCCTCGGCAACATTGTTTTCAGGAACCTATGAAACATGTAAAGTAtgatacagaaataacaaacccagattttcaaaaatatccatGTAGGCGTGAggaaaatttacataaatattctcATAGGTGTAGGGAAGAGTATCATAGATGTTCAGATAATAATTTGATATACGATCAATGTGTCGGTGATCAAAAATATAGTATTGATCTTCAAAAATATCTACAAAGATATTCTGAGGATCCTATACGATATAAAATTGATGACAAAACCATTTACACTGATCTCCAGAAATTTCCACAATGCTATTCTGAAGATCCAATACGAATTTCTCAATCTCAGCATACTCTCAAGTATAATAACTTGAGATGCACTGTTCACGGTTTAAAATATCCAATATCAAAGAACCTCTTGCCAACTGTTGTAATGTCACGAATATTAGGGGCAGGAGGAATGCCAATTATTGGTCAAAATGCAATAGGACTTGCAGTTAACAGATTTGGTTCAGGACCTTTAAATAATGCTTTTTCttatgtagaaaattctttatGTCCAAATGATAGCACTGAAGAAGATCTTTTAAATCAGAGATTTATCATGAGCTCAATAAGCGATAATGATGATATTTAA
- the app gene encoding palmitoyltransferase app isoform X3, translating into MLHICTYEECMKQFAYIYKMPHITRKWELFPGRNRFCCDGRVMMAPQTGVFYVTVCLIAGTSGLFFAFDCPFLAVHITPAIPVIGGLLFIFVMSALFRTSFSDPGVIPRATLDEAAYIEKQIEVPNNGNSKMYRPPPRTKEVLVKGQPVKLKYCFTCKIFRPPRASHCSLCDNCVERFDHHCPWVGNCVGRRNYRYFYAFIVSLAFLCVFIFVCAVTHLVMLTKDVRPFLDAVRISPGSVVVAVICFFSVWSILGLAGFHTYLTTSNQTTNEDIKGSFSIKTGQESFNLYSQGNICGNCFYVLCGPAPPSLIDRRGIVTPEYRAEQERVGGDSVITNNKTYGTVKIVQPQSNGTTVQTNPSPDLTGSMNNLVSGQHSPQIESINGELSLLRHTAHYPEDLPKYPRRYINDIYAPAYPRQHCFQEPMKHVKYDTEITNPDFQKYPCRREENLHKYSHRCREEYHRCSDNNLIYDQCVGDQKYSIDLQKYLQRYSEDPIRYKIDDKTIYTDLQKFPQCYSEDPIRISQSQHTLKYNNLRCTVHGLKYPISKNLLPTVVMSRILGAGGMPIIGQNAIGLAVNRFGSGPLNNAFSYVENSLCPNDSTEEDLLNQRFIMSSTTNSVSQLVTNEVPLASLNIAPIDIDEIAPLPSRQSVVVSSTLDTSSIPSVTVTTPLSASRLRLLQDTTMIESALDLDSLEDASVGRGSQAGLIKMGAV; encoded by the exons ATGTTACATATTTGTACATACGAGGAGTGCATGAAGCAATTTGCTTACATTTACAAAATGCCGCATATAACACGAAAATGGGAACTTTTCCCAGGCAGAAATCGATTTTGCTGTGATGGCAGAGTAATGATGGCACCACAAACTGGAGTATTTTATGTGACTGTGTGCCTCATTGCTGGAACAAGTGGATTATTTTTTGCTTTTGA ttGTCCATTCTTAGCAGTTCATATAACACCTGCTATACCAGTTATTGGTGGtctgttatttatttttgtaatgtCTGCTTTGTTTAGAACAAGCTTTAGTGATCCTGGAGTTATTCCAAGAGCAACACTCGATGAAGCTGCCTATATTGAAAAACAAATTG AGGTACCAAACAATGGTAATTCTAAAATGTACAGACCACCACCTCGAACAAAAGAAGTATTAGTCAAAGGGCAACCAGTAAAGTTGAAATATTGTTTTACTTGTAAAATATTCAGACCACCAAGAGCTTCACATTGCAGCTTATGTGACAATTGTGTAG agAGGTTTGATCATCATTGTCCATGGGTGGGGAATTGTGTTGGCAGAAGAAATTACAGATATTTTTATGCCTTTATTGTGTCCTTGGCATTTCTTTgtgtttttatatttgtatgtgCTGTTACACATTTAGTAATGC tcACAAAAGACGTTAGACCATTTTTAGACGCAGTAAGGATATCTCCTGGAAGTGTTGTTGTAGCAGTTATATGTTTTTTCTCTGTATGGAGTATTCTTGGTCTCGCTGGTTTTCATACATATTTAACTACTAGCAATCAGACAACTAACGAGGAT ATAAAGGggtcattttcaattaaaacaGGACAAGaaagttttaatttatataGCCAAGGAAATATATGTGGAAATTGTTTCTATGTATTATGTGGACCAGCACCACCTAGTTTAATTG ATCGAAGAGGTATAGTAACTCCCGAATATCGTGCAGAGCAAGAAAGAGTTGGTGGTGACAGTGTAATTACTAATAATAAAACATATGGTACAGTGAAAATCGTACAGCCACag TCTAATGGTACAACTGTTCAAACAAATCCCAGCCCAGATCTCACAGGTTCCATGAACAATCTTGTTTCTGGTCAGCATTCACCACAAATTGAATCGATAAACGGTGAGTTAAGCCTTTTAAGGCATACCGCTCATTATCCCGAAGATCTTCCAAAATATCCACGTCGATATATTAATGACATTTATGCTCCGGCATATCCTCGGCAACATTGTTTTCAGGAACCTATGAAACATGTAAAGTAtgatacagaaataacaaacccagattttcaaaaatatccatGTAGGCGTGAggaaaatttacataaatattctcATAGGTGTAGGGAAGAGTATCATAGATGTTCAGATAATAATTTGATATACGATCAATGTGTCGGTGATCAAAAATATAGTATTGATCTTCAAAAATATCTACAAAGATATTCTGAGGATCCTATACGATATAAAATTGATGACAAAACCATTTACACTGATCTCCAGAAATTTCCACAATGCTATTCTGAAGATCCAATACGAATTTCTCAATCTCAGCATACTCTCAAGTATAATAACTTGAGATGCACTGTTCACGGTTTAAAATATCCAATATCAAAGAACCTCTTGCCAACTGTTGTAATGTCACGAATATTAGGGGCAGGAGGAATGCCAATTATTGGTCAAAATGCAATAGGACTTGCAGTTAACAGATTTGGTTCAGGACCTTTAAATAATGCTTTTTCttatgtagaaaattctttatGTCCAAATGATAGCACTGAAGAAGATCTTTTAAATCAGAGATTTATCATGA GTAGTACTACAAACAGCGTGAGTCAACTTGTTACCAATGAAGTACCACTAGCATCACTTAATATAGCTCCAATTGATATCGATGAAATCGCTCCGCTGCCTTCCCGTCAAAGTGTTGTGGTTTCATCCACGTTAGATACGTCCTCTATACCTTCGGTAACTGTAACAACACCTTTGTCTGCATCTAGACTTAGATTGTTACAAGATACTACCATGATAGAGTCTGCTTTAGACTTAGATTCGCTGGAAGACGCAAGCGTCGGTAGAGGCAGTCAGGCAGGACTTATAAAAATGGGAGCAGTATAA
- the app gene encoding palmitoyltransferase app isoform X2, giving the protein MLHICTYEECMKQFAYIYKMPHITRKWELFPGRNRFCCDGRVMMAPQTGVFYVTVCLIAGTSGLFFAFDCPFLAVHITPAIPVIGGLLFIFVMSALFRTSFSDPGVIPRATLDEAAYIEKQIEVPNNGNSKMYRPPPRTKEVLVKGQPVKLKYCFTCKIFRPPRASHCSLCDNCVERFDHHCPWVGNCVGRRNYRYFYAFIVSLAFLCVFIFVCAVTHLVMLTKDVRPFLDAVRISPGSVVVAVICFFSVWSILGLAGFHTYLTTSNQTTNEDIKGSFSIKTGQESFNLYSQGNICGNCFYVLCGPAPPSLIDRRGIVTPEYRAEQERVGGDSVITNNKTYGTVKIVQPQSNGTTVQTNPSPDLTGSMNNLVSGQHSPQIESINGSTTNSVSQLVTNEVPLASLNIAPIDIDEIAPLPSRQSVVVSSTLDTSSIPSVTVTTPLSASRLRLLQDTTMIESALDLDSLEDASVGRGSQAGLIKMGAV; this is encoded by the exons ATGTTACATATTTGTACATACGAGGAGTGCATGAAGCAATTTGCTTACATTTACAAAATGCCGCATATAACACGAAAATGGGAACTTTTCCCAGGCAGAAATCGATTTTGCTGTGATGGCAGAGTAATGATGGCACCACAAACTGGAGTATTTTATGTGACTGTGTGCCTCATTGCTGGAACAAGTGGATTATTTTTTGCTTTTGA ttGTCCATTCTTAGCAGTTCATATAACACCTGCTATACCAGTTATTGGTGGtctgttatttatttttgtaatgtCTGCTTTGTTTAGAACAAGCTTTAGTGATCCTGGAGTTATTCCAAGAGCAACACTCGATGAAGCTGCCTATATTGAAAAACAAATTG AGGTACCAAACAATGGTAATTCTAAAATGTACAGACCACCACCTCGAACAAAAGAAGTATTAGTCAAAGGGCAACCAGTAAAGTTGAAATATTGTTTTACTTGTAAAATATTCAGACCACCAAGAGCTTCACATTGCAGCTTATGTGACAATTGTGTAG agAGGTTTGATCATCATTGTCCATGGGTGGGGAATTGTGTTGGCAGAAGAAATTACAGATATTTTTATGCCTTTATTGTGTCCTTGGCATTTCTTTgtgtttttatatttgtatgtgCTGTTACACATTTAGTAATGC tcACAAAAGACGTTAGACCATTTTTAGACGCAGTAAGGATATCTCCTGGAAGTGTTGTTGTAGCAGTTATATGTTTTTTCTCTGTATGGAGTATTCTTGGTCTCGCTGGTTTTCATACATATTTAACTACTAGCAATCAGACAACTAACGAGGAT ATAAAGGggtcattttcaattaaaacaGGACAAGaaagttttaatttatataGCCAAGGAAATATATGTGGAAATTGTTTCTATGTATTATGTGGACCAGCACCACCTAGTTTAATTG ATCGAAGAGGTATAGTAACTCCCGAATATCGTGCAGAGCAAGAAAGAGTTGGTGGTGACAGTGTAATTACTAATAATAAAACATATGGTACAGTGAAAATCGTACAGCCACag TCTAATGGTACAACTGTTCAAACAAATCCCAGCCCAGATCTCACAGGTTCCATGAACAATCTTGTTTCTGGTCAGCATTCACCACAAATTGAATCGATAAACG GTAGTACTACAAACAGCGTGAGTCAACTTGTTACCAATGAAGTACCACTAGCATCACTTAATATAGCTCCAATTGATATCGATGAAATCGCTCCGCTGCCTTCCCGTCAAAGTGTTGTGGTTTCATCCACGTTAGATACGTCCTCTATACCTTCGGTAACTGTAACAACACCTTTGTCTGCATCTAGACTTAGATTGTTACAAGATACTACCATGATAGAGTCTGCTTTAGACTTAGATTCGCTGGAAGACGCAAGCGTCGGTAGAGGCAGTCAGGCAGGACTTATAAAAATGGGAGCAGTATAA
- the LOC117161522 gene encoding protein odr-4 homolog isoform X1: MGRTVYAEQRLHNYLTSLAKPDEYTIGLIVGQSAGQKDYIVHLAKTPPPLGKNVVEETLLSSTTKSEQNTATENHIKAVKDIPESWVADHAKHVTRMLPGGMRVLGTFIVGPEDISHNNNNVQKLKSVLTTMQKNLSCNKYLCGDNNEEHLILYLNSVTQKYTCKSIEIRNEILKPVDWKFQAKATNWHQLEALIDFDRLFLIAANKDPETLKKQLQDILKSVSDIIESSLIVIEGEVRSPDDRLELISKNKKDERNCRNNEKNNNDRSIQINLYIPCHEKNLNSDVRITPCNASIRLIGQLVSRTFVHQKANVEEANAAIKQDIIRSLASRLEMHWDSLIEEENGSPEENITLHEPPRRVLIALPESKVTLSDYLFPGEGPQEALLSLQELLDLEVQESNVQKDIEFEADPTEFYSQNKIDVKTVDLNIDSSGNYQTKIYIVSFSIAVLIVIFAIVIQKLY, translated from the exons ATGGGCCGAACTGTATATGCAGAACAACGTCTTCATAATTATTTGACGTCACTAGCAAAACCAGATGAATACACGATAGGACTAATTGTGGGACAG AGTGCTGGTCAAAAAGATTATATTGTGCACTTAGCAAAGACACCACCACCCCTTGGTAAAAACGTAGTGGAAGAAACATTGCTTAGTTCCACAACAAAATCTGAACAAAATACTGCTACTGAAAACCACATTAAAGCAGTAAAAGATATACCAGAGAGTTGGGTTGCAGATCATGCTAAACAT GTTACTAGAATGTTACCTGGTGGAATGCGTGTCCTTGGAACGTTTATTGTTGGTCCAGAGGATATttcacataataataataatgtacaaAAACTAAAATCTGTCCTTACAACAATGCAAAAAAATTTatcatgtaataaatatttatgtggGGATAATAATGAAGAACATCTTATCTTATATTTAAATAGTGTTACACAAAA aTACACTTGTAAATCTATAGAAATCcgtaatgaaatattaaaaccaGTAGATTGGAAATTTCAAGCTAAAGCAACCAACTGGCATCAACTTGAGGCACTTATTGATTTTGATCGTCTATTTCTCATTGCTGCTAATAAAGATCCAGAAACTCTTAAAAAACAACTACAAGATATTTTAAAGAGTGTGTCAGATATCATTGAATCTTCCCTTATTGTAATTGAAGGAGAAGTTCGATCCCCAGATGATAGATTAGAGCTAATTAGTAAAAACAAGAAAGATGAAAGAAATTgtagaaataatgaaaaaaataataatgacCGATCaattcaaattaatttatatattccaTGT CATGAAAAGAATCTTAACTCAGATGTGAGGATAACACCATGCAATGCATCTATACGTTTGATTGGACAATTAGTAAGTAGAACTTTCGTCCATCAAAAAGCAAATGTCGAAGAAGCTAATGCTGCAATAAAGCAAGACATAATAAGGTCATTAGCAAGTAGATTAGAAATGCATTGGGATAGTTTGATTGAAGAAGAAAATGGATCTCCAGAAG aaaatataacgttacacgaACCTCCAAGAAGAGTATTAATAGCATTGCCTGAAAGTAAAGTAACATTGTCAGACTACCTATTTCCTGGTGAGGGACCTCAAGAAGCTCTTTTATCGTTGCAAGAACTCTTAGACTTAGAGGTTCAGGAAAGTAATGTTCAAAAAGACATTGAATTTGAAGCTG aTCCTACAGAATTCtattctcaaaataaaattgatgTGAAAACTGTTGATCTTAATATAGATTCATCTGGAAACTATCAAACAAAAATATACATTGTAAGTTTCAGTATTGCAGTTTTAATCGTAATTTTTGCTATCGTAATACAAAagctttattaa
- the LOC117161522 gene encoding protein odr-4 homolog isoform X2, with protein sequence MSAGQKDYIVHLAKTPPPLGKNVVEETLLSSTTKSEQNTATENHIKAVKDIPESWVADHAKHVTRMLPGGMRVLGTFIVGPEDISHNNNNVQKLKSVLTTMQKNLSCNKYLCGDNNEEHLILYLNSVTQKYTCKSIEIRNEILKPVDWKFQAKATNWHQLEALIDFDRLFLIAANKDPETLKKQLQDILKSVSDIIESSLIVIEGEVRSPDDRLELISKNKKDERNCRNNEKNNNDRSIQINLYIPCHEKNLNSDVRITPCNASIRLIGQLVSRTFVHQKANVEEANAAIKQDIIRSLASRLEMHWDSLIEEENGSPEENITLHEPPRRVLIALPESKVTLSDYLFPGEGPQEALLSLQELLDLEVQESNVQKDIEFEADPTEFYSQNKIDVKTVDLNIDSSGNYQTKIYIVSFSIAVLIVIFAIVIQKLY encoded by the exons atg AGTGCTGGTCAAAAAGATTATATTGTGCACTTAGCAAAGACACCACCACCCCTTGGTAAAAACGTAGTGGAAGAAACATTGCTTAGTTCCACAACAAAATCTGAACAAAATACTGCTACTGAAAACCACATTAAAGCAGTAAAAGATATACCAGAGAGTTGGGTTGCAGATCATGCTAAACAT GTTACTAGAATGTTACCTGGTGGAATGCGTGTCCTTGGAACGTTTATTGTTGGTCCAGAGGATATttcacataataataataatgtacaaAAACTAAAATCTGTCCTTACAACAATGCAAAAAAATTTatcatgtaataaatatttatgtggGGATAATAATGAAGAACATCTTATCTTATATTTAAATAGTGTTACACAAAA aTACACTTGTAAATCTATAGAAATCcgtaatgaaatattaaaaccaGTAGATTGGAAATTTCAAGCTAAAGCAACCAACTGGCATCAACTTGAGGCACTTATTGATTTTGATCGTCTATTTCTCATTGCTGCTAATAAAGATCCAGAAACTCTTAAAAAACAACTACAAGATATTTTAAAGAGTGTGTCAGATATCATTGAATCTTCCCTTATTGTAATTGAAGGAGAAGTTCGATCCCCAGATGATAGATTAGAGCTAATTAGTAAAAACAAGAAAGATGAAAGAAATTgtagaaataatgaaaaaaataataatgacCGATCaattcaaattaatttatatattccaTGT CATGAAAAGAATCTTAACTCAGATGTGAGGATAACACCATGCAATGCATCTATACGTTTGATTGGACAATTAGTAAGTAGAACTTTCGTCCATCAAAAAGCAAATGTCGAAGAAGCTAATGCTGCAATAAAGCAAGACATAATAAGGTCATTAGCAAGTAGATTAGAAATGCATTGGGATAGTTTGATTGAAGAAGAAAATGGATCTCCAGAAG aaaatataacgttacacgaACCTCCAAGAAGAGTATTAATAGCATTGCCTGAAAGTAAAGTAACATTGTCAGACTACCTATTTCCTGGTGAGGGACCTCAAGAAGCTCTTTTATCGTTGCAAGAACTCTTAGACTTAGAGGTTCAGGAAAGTAATGTTCAAAAAGACATTGAATTTGAAGCTG aTCCTACAGAATTCtattctcaaaataaaattgatgTGAAAACTGTTGATCTTAATATAGATTCATCTGGAAACTATCAAACAAAAATATACATTGTAAGTTTCAGTATTGCAGTTTTAATCGTAATTTTTGCTATCGTAATACAAAagctttattaa